One Ranitomeya variabilis isolate aRanVar5 chromosome 4, aRanVar5.hap1, whole genome shotgun sequence genomic window, tttttttaaaaaacattgatttttatccaccctgtgaataattaaagggaacctgtcacccccaaaatggaaggtgagctaagtgcactgtcatcaggagcttatctacagcattctgtaatgctgtagataagcccccgatgttacctgaaagataataaaaagaggttagattatactcacccaggggcggtcccgctgtggtgggCTTCACTGGTCCGGTCCAGcgactcctatcttcattccatgacatcctcttccggtcttcacaccgcggctctggcgcaggcatactttctctgccctgttaagggcagagcaaagtactgcagtgcgcaggcgccgggaaaggtcagagaggcccggcgtctgcgcactacagtactttgctctgccctaaacagggcagacaaagtacgcctgtgccggagccacgccgtgaagaccagaagaagacgtcatggaatgaagataggaggcgccggaccggaccagcgACGCccttcagaccggaccgcagcgggaccgcccctgggtgagtataatctaacctctttttatcatctttcaggtaaaggtaccttcacactaaacgatatcgctagcgatccgtgacgttgcagcatcctggatagtgatatcatttagtttgacacgcagcagcgatcaggatcctgctgtgatatcgctggtcatttaggaaagttcagaactttatttggtcgtcagatcggcgtgtatcgttgtgtttgacagcaaaagcaacgataccagcgatgttttacaatggtaaccagggtaaatatcgggttactaagtgcagggccgcgcttagtaacccaatgtttaccctggttaccagtgaaaaatggaaaaaaaacaaacagtacatactcaccttcacgtcccccggcgtccgcttcctgcactgactgagcgccggccgtaaagtgaaagcacagcacagcggtgacgtcaccgctctgctgttagggccggagctcagtcagtgcggggaagcggacgccgggggacgcgaatataagtatgtactgtttgtttttttacattttacactggtaaccagggtaaacatcgggttactaagtgcggccctgcgcttggcaacccgatgtttaccctggttacccggggacctcggcatcgttggtcgctggagagctgtctgtgtgacagctatccagcgaccaaacagcgatgctgcagcgatcggcatcgttgtctgtatcactgcagcgtcgtttagtgtgaaggtaccttaacatcgggagcttatctacagcattacagaatgctgtagataagcccctgatgactgggcttggctcaccttccattttgggggtgacaggttccctttaaaattttttacatagcttgccatttttatggacagtttaagtagaaatgttcaaaaatataaaactcaaggatattttattaaaaaaaaatgttttttgtcttggcagatgactgtgccaggagatcagagggacagctgacatcttcaatttttaaatctgataatcttgagatcctacaagatacaactaaagtgattgctgttactccagatatatcgacatccattcacagcaaaaATCTGTCAtccgatcctatgaaacaggtcccatcttctgattcattactgactactaaggaaaatcaaagtcacaaaagaggcattaaaaaacaaactgctcctaaagcaaagaagtcattttcatgttcagaatgtgggaaatgttttaaccagaaatcagatttggttaatcaccgtagaattcacacaggggagaagcctttttcctgttcagaatgtgggaaatgttttaatcggaaagggagtctagttagtcaccagagaactcacacaggggagaagccttttaactgttcagaatgtgggaaatgttttaaccagaaaaagaaacttgttacacaccaaataactcacacaggggagaagcctttttcctgttcagaatgtgggaaatgttttaaccagaaatcagatttggttaatcaccatagaattcacacaggggagaagcctttttcctgttctgaatgtgggaaatgttttaatcggaaagggagtctagttagtcaccagagaactcatacaggggagaagcccttttcctgttcagaatgtgggaaatgttttaaccagaaatcagatttggttaatcaccgtagaattcacacaggggagaagcctttttcctgttcagaatgtgggaaatgttttaaccagaaagggagtctagttagtcaccagagaactcacacaggggagaagcctttttcctgttcagaatgtgggaaatgttttaaatggaaacatcttcttgttagacatcagagcagtcacacagaggagaaccCTTTTtcgttttcttaatgtgggaaatattttacttggaaatcaactgttgaTAAACATCAGGgacgtcacataggggagaagccttttttatgttcataatgttggaatagttttaaccaaaacttaatcttcttaaaggggttgtctcttgtcattcctcatgtttgctgacaaaaggctaaaattaaactttattaattctaaatgtaaaactatacccataattcacccccaGTCACCCCCAGTTAGTCAGTAGGTGAcaaatagaaaaaacatgtaccccacagttcagtatatagggtgaggtgacgtacacacactcactctccaagcctctcatttctgtgggtttcatcgtcctcaccaaaggcgactcatcaggagactatttaatattgacctatattgaaGCGAGACTAGACGAAAAAAAccaaaatcatgtatcatgttttcagaaacagtcagaaaaccagccacatattggcagatcccagacctcaaactatatacttcgtaagtttataagccactccggtgtcaggaatagatagtatgtgacaatacagtataattcttgtgtttttctcctatagggactgccctaTTTGGTAatgtaacagctgttaattagtagtgcagacaaattgtcctggactaaactccgttttcagacggcccgatatgtaccactcagggaaaacttacctgctccaaagatcagtagcagcttctaactaatggccatgctgcggtctgtcaaggaatgagtgcaatatcgttataaagactagggatgtgtgcaatcataatgtctggaagatctgtgccattatttagtatgaatatggagattatctctgaaagttaaatgttccctgagcggtatatactgtattttcacatactatctattcctgacactggagtcgtATATAAACTTATgaagtactagatggcagcccgattctaaagaatcgggagtctagaatccatatatactttatttattcaaatgtaagaataatacaattaataaataatagtaagaaagaacaaaaaatggctgcactcaccagctcttgacaattcttgtcatttaaggtacagttacacaggatccatgaacatgcttatgaggggaggaatgaaagacatcagacaacaactttgcgtgttgtggcaaatgccacaacaacggttctttgcttaagaacaataatgtaaataataaataatatgtatcaataactatgtatattggtatgttctatgacattttaaaatatttcattattatgtggaaaagctcttagtacccatactggcgcatacttgtgtgcccatcaggtattttcacagtaattttacatctgatgggttggtatgaaacgtttttaatcatctcttgggcttagctaagccttcagtttaaataattctaataagtacaacagaaataaaagcctttttgtgtatccaaattttttgtgtttatttttacagaagtgtaaaatttaagaaatcaacgttcatagtacaccgatgggctaatataagcatgcccatcaaccacgtcacggtagcctttgaactgatgggtcctaactaactgattcctatttcttaatactcaaacctctttcacatctgcatgtttctgatatttgcagaagtaatgttaaaaacaatacaacttccacacttggcaccaaagaactgacctacaacacactttcagcaagtgccatgcaatgtagatgaagcttggagttaacttgcagtaaatgcggcaaacgcagcttcgacaattgcattaaatgcagccacaacaaaaacactggtaagtggagattttgtggcgaaaactgcagaaaccacatgtgccgcacctgccgcaagtgaagtacaaattccgtatacattgcatgcaacttacagcaagagtggcgtgggtcagcccttaggcaggaagtgcagaaatagccttttttccaccataaattctccaaatagcagaaaaatgttgatgtgaaagcaaaatctctattctttccctatctatctaaatatgtacctatctatatatctatttctatgtacagaacacacctggagatagagatgtgtgtgaacagccatcccacccgtctcttacctgttcacaaaaacctcaccctttttaaaaacaaaatgaaatctctcagcagctatactgctggagcttcaaatacaggttcctatcaccaaatacaggcatttggatgagacacatcttacatcttgtacttaatgtgtgttctacttacctataaaaatatgtattgatatatcatatttctaaatttatgtagatatgatagagttattaaccctatatgctaatgagtacgtatgttatatacgtatctatatatataattgtctaagggtttttccgtctgtctgtctgtctgtctttctgtctgtctgtctgtcctggaaatcccgcgtctctgattggtcgaggctgccaggcctcgaccaatcagagacgggcacagcatggcgacgatgatgtcataaaggttgcctcgaccaatcagtgacgggcacagtctgccgtgaattcgcctcgaccaatcagcgacgggcacagtatcgacgtagatgtcataatggttgccatggcgacgatgatgtcataaaggttgcctcgaccaatcagcgacgggcagagtctgccgtgaattctggaatcatcattgtccatatactacggggacatgcatattctagaatacccgatgcattagaatcgggccacagtctagtttcctacataagtacttaaaatctatatgtctatggctacactaatttttttttgttttttttccttatctctatacatagaatttgcctattgctgtctatgttattagaaaaactgaataatgaaaaaaaagaaaagtaactttaaactaaaatatttttgtagataatattacgtgtgaagactttagtactatcagccaataattgtccttgaagtggtgtattaccaactttaaccctcacattgcaacattgcttcaccctggaaaaagcaaca contains:
- the LOC143766882 gene encoding oocyte zinc finger protein XlCOF7.1-like, translated to MVSTISDPLSEDLLQKRIYLIYPSQMDMDRDKMAERILHLTLEILFRLTGEDYTVVKKTSSDRCQDPVSEGWGRPLSPITGPPPHPLIHEVINDQKILELTYKMIELLTGEVPIRCQDVAVYFSMEEWEYLEGHRDLYKNAVMEVPQTLTSPDLSSKRTTPERCPRPLLPQDCKQEDPNAPQDHQGEDLTHINTTETYVRGDERCKEEIPTYDYPDDCARRSEGQLTSSIFKSDNLEILQDTTKVIAVTPDISTSIHSKNLSSDPMKQVPSSDSLLTTKENQSHKRGIKKQTAPKAKKSFSCSECGKCFNQKSDLVNHRRIHTGEKPFSCSECGKCFNRKGSLVSHQRTHTGEKPFNCSECGKCFNQKKKLVTHQITHTGEKPFSCSECGKCFNQKSDLVNHHRIHTGEKPFSCSECGKCFNRKGSLVSHQRTHTGEKPFSCSECGKCFNQKSDLVNHRRIHTGEKPFSCSECGKCFNQKGSLVSHQRTHTGEKPFSCSECGKCFKWKHLLVRHQSSHTEENPFSFS